The nucleotide sequence AGATCTGCCCAGTCCATATATTTGACAAAAACGAGAGTAAACATCTCTTGTCTTCGGGAGCTGAAGCACCATAGAACACGAAACAtcatttcttaaagaaagagaaacagagggaTGCATCAACGAGATAGCCTCTACTTTCTGTCTCACTCTCTCAAATTCCAGCACAGGATCCATACACCTTCTCCTCACTGGTAACTGATGGAACAGATTACACACGGTCACTGTCGTTCCACCACTTGGTCTGTTCAATTCAGCTTCACAGACTTCCAGCGCATGCCCATTGTGAAACAGTTTCACAAAAGTTTTTGCTGTCTTGGCGGTCTTAGATGAAACTTCCACAACACTGGCCATGTTTGCTATGCTTGCCAGAGCCTCCCCTCTAAAGCCGTAGAATGTCAGATTCTCTAAGTCTGCCACTGAGCTGCACTTACTAGTGAAGTACCGCTTTCCCATTTTACTTAAGTCCTCTCTCCCCATGCCAGAGCCATTGTCCACCACCTGGATCTTAAAAGCTTCCAAATCCACCCTAACAGCTACACACGTTGCTTTGGCATCGATGCTGTTGAGGACAAGCTCCTCAACACACTGGCCCAGTGAGGTGACCGTCACTCCAGAGCGCAGCCTGGCTTGCACATCCTCTGCCAAGTGCTCAATCATGTCAAAAGCTGGTAGGAGAGAAACTTGGGAAACTGCAGGGAGATCACGGCTTTGTGTTCTTGATAACAGCTGTGcaggtggggaggaaaaaaaaaaaaggaaaaaaaggaaaaaattatcaTTGAAGgcctgctttttttccccgAGTACTAAAAGGCCCAGCCTTTGAGTACACATCTCCACACGGCCAGAAGCTGAGTCCGTGCACTCAACAACACACCTGCTGCCCAAATCCAGTGTAAATCAAGGAAAATCTGGCCACAGTGGGGCCAAACTTACACGGCCTGCAAGCACAGGGCCTCTGCTCCCATTAGCATCGCAAACAGGGAGGGACTAAGCATCACCAAAGGGCTGGGCTGAGAGCTCCCATCCCCTCACTTTTACCTTTTTCTCCTCCCGTTACAATCTCGAAGGAACACGGCGGGCTGGGGGAGGCTGCGCACTGAAGGACACCCCGCTCGCCCCAGTGGTCCTGGCAACCGGCAGGCCCTGAGGGCGCGAGCTCCCCGCCCCGCTGCCGGCACCGCCCCTCCCAGGCTCGCGGGGAtgggagcggggcggggcgggacgGGACGGCCCCGCAACGGCCGCGGCTCGAGCCCAACCGTCACGGGGCCCGGCACGCGGCGCCTGCAGCGGGGCAGCGCCGACGGGCAGCCGGGCGGGGACCGCAGGGCGTGCTGGACACTGGGCTGTCGCTCGCGACGCGGACCCACGGCTCCCGGCGGGCGGTGCATGATGGGAGCTGTAGTTTCCTCCCGCTCCCATCCGGACACAGAGGAGCGGGGAGACCGGCCCCGACAGGGTGCCAGCCCGTCCAGACAGCCACACTCAACTCAAGCAAGCTCCAAGTACTtttattctaataaaaataaacttctgcGCGGgtagagaacaaaataaattgcttcGGAGACATTTAGGTCACAACAAACTCACTTTCAGCACTATTTACAGCTGGTACCACTTCTGCAATTTCCTCCACGTGAGCGCGGCACTGCACCAATCACAGACGTTACTCAGTACTGCCGCTCAGACCTCGCTCTGCACAGGCCTTCGGGGACCAGAGGCTGTGCCCCCGGGCAGCCTCTTCAGCACAGACAGCACCGAGCTACGTTCCACCTCTCAAAGCGACGCGGGTGTTTTATCACTACATAACAGCACAACAAACCAATAAGTtagaaatgtaacaaaataaaagttctcTAGAGCTGGATATCAGCTGATTGAGCAGGCGGGAGGTGGGGATGTTCGGCGAGGGCAGCCTGTGCTCTAGGTTGGCTGCTTTCTGGACAAGGTTACTTCCGGATCTGGAAGTCAGTGTGCTCCAGCGCCGCTATCTCCTTCTCGTTGGTGAACTCCGCCCGGCTGATGCGGGACTGGGGGCTCCCGATCTTCCGCAGCCACTCCTGCAGCTCCCGCACCCTGGCGGCCGGGCCCTGGGCCTGTCCCTGCACGGTGCCATGGCTCGTGTTCTGCACCCAGCCAACCAGCCCCAGCCGCTTGGCCTCGCTCTGAGGAGACAACACAGACGGGAGATGGCTCTCGGCCGCTAGAGCTACCAACAGCGCTCACACACAGCAGGCAGCGCGATGCTTACAAACCCCACACCGCAACAGCTGGCCCGGCCCAGCCCAGCAATCCCGGCGTTCCCGTCCCACCACCCCGCAGCGCACCTGGGTATACTTGCGAAAGAAGACACCCTGCACCCTGCCCGACACCTCGTAATCCACCGAC is from Numida meleagris isolate 19003 breed g44 Domestic line chromosome 6, NumMel1.0, whole genome shotgun sequence and encodes:
- the ACYP1 gene encoding acylphosphatase-1 is translated as MEGGEGLVSVDYEVSGRVQGVFFRKYTQSEAKRLGLVGWVQNTSHGTVQGQAQGPAARVRELQEWLRKIGSPQSRISRAEFTNEKEIAALEHTDFQIRK